Proteins encoded within one genomic window of Bacillus sp. F19:
- a CDS encoding MFS transporter, producing the protein MSIQKRNFLIMWTANFFVAASATMIMPFLSLYLSTFGDFSDDYVRKWAGYVFGISFLMAFLVSPLWGRFGDKYGYKKILLITGSGIATSILLMGFVKSVHELFLLRLVMGAVTGFIPTSLALISAQTKKEAAGRTLGTLQMGTVSGGLFGPIIGGLLADQFGFTYTFFITSGVIYISVLLVAFGIKEAPLGLKEEKKKSYTRKQVLQHIFKSPLLLTIMFLTLLVQIGNFSIQPLLALYVSELHGPANLAFFSGLAFSATGAGNLIASRRWGSLGDRIGHEKVLIGLLVASVFCFIPQALVQNLWQLMIFRFLFGMAIGGIIPCITAFIRQTAPVAMQGEVLGYNVSFKFLGNVVGPVLGGIIAGSFGISAVFYVTAGLFLCSAILLWKSLRSEQKALAKAS; encoded by the coding sequence ATTTCTATTCAAAAACGAAATTTCCTAATCATGTGGACGGCTAACTTTTTTGTTGCAGCAAGTGCGACAATGATTATGCCCTTTTTGTCTTTATACTTAAGCACATTTGGCGATTTCTCAGATGACTATGTGCGCAAATGGGCTGGCTATGTATTTGGCATCTCTTTTTTGATGGCTTTTCTTGTTTCTCCTCTATGGGGAAGATTTGGAGATAAGTATGGCTATAAGAAGATTTTGCTGATTACAGGCTCCGGCATTGCAACAAGCATTCTTTTAATGGGTTTTGTAAAATCTGTTCATGAGTTATTTTTGCTGCGGCTGGTGATGGGTGCTGTTACTGGATTTATCCCGACTTCTCTCGCTTTAATTTCAGCACAGACGAAAAAGGAGGCTGCAGGACGCACACTCGGAACCCTTCAGATGGGGACGGTATCAGGAGGCTTATTCGGACCGATTATTGGAGGTCTTCTCGCTGACCAGTTTGGTTTTACGTACACGTTTTTCATTACCTCAGGCGTTATTTACATATCTGTCCTTCTTGTTGCTTTTGGGATTAAAGAAGCACCGCTAGGATTAAAAGAGGAAAAAAAGAAATCGTACACAAGAAAACAAGTCTTGCAGCATATTTTTAAATCTCCTCTCCTCTTAACCATTATGTTCTTAACCCTCCTTGTCCAAATTGGCAATTTCAGCATACAGCCGCTGCTCGCTCTTTATGTGAGCGAACTTCACGGTCCGGCCAATCTGGCATTTTTCTCAGGACTCGCTTTTTCCGCCACTGGCGCCGGCAATTTAATCGCTTCAAGGAGATGGGGTTCTCTTGGTGATCGGATTGGACATGAAAAAGTGCTGATTGGATTATTGGTTGCCTCTGTCTTCTGTTTTATTCCGCAGGCGCTTGTACAGAATTTATGGCAGCTGATGATTTTCCGCTTTTTGTTTGGCATGGCAATTGGCGGCATCATTCCCTGCATTACGGCATTTATCCGCCAGACAGCACCTGTAGCTATGCAGGGTGAGGTCCTTGGCTACAATGTCAGCTTTAAGTTTCTCGGCAATGTCGTCGGACCTGTTCTTGGCGGAATCATTGCAGGCAGCTTTGGAATCTCTGCTGTTTTTTATGTAACAGCCGGATTGTTTCTGTGCAGTGCGATTTTATTATGGAAAAGCCTGCGCAGTGAACAAAAAGCCCTGGCAAAAGCGAGCTGA
- a CDS encoding penicillin-binding protein → MTALRSIIGWICLFIMAPVLIFLFLISWDEVKNVKAVSTVLDEKIPLKEIPLTQNSFIVDQNGTLVSEVVTNQENRSFVPFDKIPEAVKTIFIVSEDQKFYEHMGFDPAGMARAVMINAKNQSIEQGGSTITQQLARNVFLSHEKTYNRKLSELLYSYHIERTFSKEEILEGYLNAVYFHNGVYGVQMASNYYFSKPIDKLTLAQIAFISAIPNNPTLYDPIQHFENTKKRQQLLLNNLLDDKYITQEQYDSASAEKIRLNLHHRTDRYPDYVTYVHDELKRLIAENEGYTKRKSDADGGEKAFLEEELKNRVHEVVKKGVIIHTALDPALQANVADAFNNHLSDSSVQGASVVIDHHAHQIKALYGGHDFQKFDFNRAYQAYRQPGSAIKPLLDYVPYIDVKNASVSSLISARPFCKKDYCPQNYDEKTYGNVTLETAFKKSYNTPAVRMLDEVGIEKGYSYLKPFGFRSVTDADYVLPSAIGGFTHGFSPLELTQAYSAFANDGVFHKSHAIIKITDLQGNALYKWQEKPVRVWKSTTNNEMRKLLSAVTASGTGTKANHSAPYIGGKTGTTNDYKDLWFVGLTDRYTAGVWIGKDKSVSIENLAKSAPQQLIWRDITKNR, encoded by the coding sequence GTGACAGCATTGCGTTCAATAATCGGCTGGATATGCCTGTTTATCATGGCCCCCGTTCTTATTTTTTTATTTTTGATCTCTTGGGATGAAGTTAAAAATGTGAAAGCTGTATCAACGGTTTTAGATGAAAAAATTCCTTTAAAAGAAATTCCTCTGACACAAAATAGTTTTATCGTTGATCAAAACGGGACCCTCGTCTCTGAGGTCGTCACAAATCAAGAAAACCGGAGCTTCGTCCCTTTTGATAAGATTCCTGAAGCTGTTAAAACCATTTTCATTGTTTCAGAGGATCAGAAATTCTATGAACATATGGGATTTGATCCTGCCGGGATGGCGAGAGCGGTAATGATTAATGCCAAAAACCAATCCATCGAACAAGGCGGAAGCACGATCACCCAGCAGCTTGCCCGCAATGTCTTTTTATCTCACGAGAAAACCTATAATCGGAAGCTGAGTGAACTCCTGTATTCTTATCACATAGAGAGAACCTTTTCAAAAGAAGAAATTCTCGAGGGTTATTTAAACGCCGTCTATTTTCATAACGGGGTTTACGGGGTTCAAATGGCAAGCAATTATTATTTTAGCAAGCCAATCGACAAGCTGACGCTGGCTCAAATTGCTTTTATCAGTGCTATTCCGAATAATCCGACCTTATATGATCCAATCCAGCATTTTGAAAATACAAAAAAAAGACAGCAGCTGCTGCTTAATAATCTATTAGACGATAAATATATTACTCAAGAACAATACGACTCTGCTTCAGCAGAAAAGATCAGATTAAATCTGCATCATCGGACAGACCGCTACCCTGACTACGTCACCTATGTACATGATGAACTAAAACGCCTTATTGCTGAAAATGAAGGCTACACAAAAAGAAAATCAGATGCAGACGGGGGTGAAAAAGCCTTCCTTGAGGAAGAGCTTAAAAACAGAGTGCATGAAGTAGTGAAAAAAGGCGTGATCATTCATACGGCTCTTGATCCAGCCCTGCAGGCTAACGTTGCCGATGCTTTTAATAATCACCTAAGTGATTCTTCTGTTCAAGGAGCGAGCGTGGTAATTGATCATCATGCTCATCAAATAAAAGCCTTATATGGCGGCCATGATTTTCAAAAATTCGATTTCAACCGCGCTTACCAGGCATATCGCCAGCCAGGGTCAGCCATAAAACCATTGCTCGATTATGTTCCGTATATAGATGTGAAAAATGCTTCCGTATCGTCCCTTATAAGCGCAAGACCTTTTTGTAAGAAAGACTATTGCCCCCAAAATTATGATGAGAAAACTTACGGAAATGTGACGCTTGAAACGGCTTTTAAAAAATCATACAACACACCTGCAGTCAGAATGCTTGATGAAGTTGGCATTGAAAAAGGATATTCTTATTTAAAGCCGTTCGGTTTCCGTTCGGTAACGGATGCCGATTACGTGCTTCCTTCAGCAATCGGCGGCTTCACCCATGGATTTTCACCTTTAGAACTTACGCAAGCCTATTCGGCTTTTGCAAATGATGGCGTCTTCCATAAAAGCCATGCCATTATCAAAATAACGGATTTACAAGGGAACGCTTTATACAAATGGCAGGAAAAACCGGTACGAGTGTGGAAAAGCACAACTAATAATGAAATGAGAAAGCTCTTATCGGCTGTTACAGCAAGCGGTACCGGAACAAAAGCCAATCATTCCGCTCCCTATATAGGCGGCAAAACAGGTACGACTAATGACTATAAAGATCTATGGTTTGTCGGTTTAACTGATCGCTATACTGCCGGCGTGTGGATTGGCAAAGACAAATCAGTCAGCATAGAGAATTTAGCCAAATCCGCCCCGCAGCAGCTTATATGGAGGGATATCACAAAAAATCGGTAG
- a CDS encoding thiol-disulfide oxidoreductase DCC family protein, which produces MSKGKILLFDGVCNFCDGTVQFVLKHDKKAVFKFASLQSDAGKQILAHHNLPLSDFDSFVYIDGDRVYLKSTAALHVLKEIGGLFRLTFLFIVIPRPIRDYVYSLLANNRYKWFGKKESCTLPTPETRERFL; this is translated from the coding sequence ATGTCAAAGGGAAAAATTTTATTATTTGATGGTGTGTGCAATTTCTGTGATGGAACCGTGCAATTTGTGTTAAAGCACGATAAAAAGGCTGTTTTTAAGTTTGCCTCCCTTCAGTCTGATGCGGGAAAGCAAATTCTTGCTCATCACAACCTTCCTCTTTCGGATTTTGACAGCTTTGTTTATATAGATGGTGACAGGGTTTACCTCAAATCTACCGCTGCTCTGCACGTATTAAAGGAGATTGGCGGTTTATTCCGGCTAACCTTTTTATTTATAGTCATCCCAAGGCCTATCAGGGATTATGTTTATAGCCTTCTTGCCAATAATAGATACAAATGGTTTGGAAAGAAGGAATCGTGTACACTCCCTACTCCTGAAACAAGAGAAAGATTTTTATAG
- a CDS encoding YufK family protein, with amino-acid sequence MKNTYFTSYFPLISILLFSTSFSISTVMMVLKVLKRLGVYGGMLEFFSENGIKLALFIVFALIYFMIFSALKLIADTVTELSLLFFSKDVNGESLKKIRLGSAFYLIAAALSLLLFQYGIGIFAVFLLATLCYFIFVVYQFSFFLTSFSLIGLVLFHVLFWSIFLFGLLYICMRLYNSVMASLPV; translated from the coding sequence ATGAAAAATACATATTTTACAAGTTACTTCCCCCTGATTTCCATTCTGCTGTTCAGCACATCTTTTTCCATATCTACTGTCATGATGGTTTTAAAGGTGCTTAAGAGGCTTGGTGTTTACGGGGGAATGCTTGAATTCTTTTCGGAGAATGGAATCAAATTAGCCTTGTTTATTGTTTTTGCTCTTATTTATTTTATGATTTTTTCCGCTCTAAAGCTTATTGCAGACACAGTAACAGAGCTTTCTCTGCTGTTTTTTTCAAAGGATGTGAACGGCGAAAGCCTGAAGAAAATCAGGCTTGGATCAGCGTTCTATTTAATTGCAGCTGCTCTTTCTCTGCTGCTCTTCCAATATGGAATCGGAATTTTCGCTGTCTTTCTGCTGGCTACACTGTGTTATTTCATATTTGTTGTTTATCAGTTCAGCTTTTTCTTAACATCGTTCTCGTTAATTGGACTTGTTTTGTTTCATGTGCTGTTCTGGTCTATCTTTTTGTTCGGCCTCCTTTATATTTGCATGAGATTGTACAACAGCGTGATGGCGAGTTTGCCTGTATAG
- a CDS encoding Na+/H+ antiporter subunit A — MTLLHAAIISPFLLAILIPFLYKYFRSVHTGWFVLILPIVLFVYFLGFIGETVQSTVNWIPSLGINFTVYVDGLSLLFALLITGIGSLVVLYSIYYLSKEKEKLNHFYVYLLMFMGAMLGVVLSDNVIVLYTFWEFTSLSSFLLIGYWYHREKSRYGALKSMMITVFGGLSMLGGFVLLYLMTGTFSIREMIEAVPGIMTHQLFIPALVLVLLGAFTKSAQFPFYIWLPDAMEAPTPVSAYLHSATMVKAGIYLVARFSPVFAMTAEWFWLVSIFGLITLFWGSINAVKQTDLKAILAFSTVSQLGLIMSLLGLGSAALHYDSLDDNFYTIATVAAIFHLINHATFKGSLFMVAGIVDHETGTRDIRKLGGLMSFMPITFTIAVIGAFSMAGLPPFNGFLSKEMFFTGMINVTKMDIFNMETWSLLFPVLAWIASIFTFLYSMVLVFKTFTGPVQLEKLERKPHEAPLGMLISPIILGSLVVIFGFFPNLLSYTLIEPAVESIMPSLLPAGKNFEVHITFWHGFTPELMMTIGVIALGAIGYLTLGKWRKVYDLFPKKLALNKFYDASLSGMERHSNTFTRFYMTGFIRDYLAYIFVFLIVITGGTMVIKGGFSFTLDGTAEIGIYEAVLAFAMVLGTFTILFSKSRLTAIIALGSVGYSLALFFVLFRAPDLALTQLVIETVSVALFLLCFYFLPSFKKREKKLSFRLVNFLISFGVGLVVTLVAISANSNRVSETISSFFIENSYTEAGGKNMVNVILVDFRGFDTLFEITVLTIAALGIYAMVKLRMAKGEEG, encoded by the coding sequence ATGACGTTATTGCATGCGGCTATCATCTCACCATTTCTACTGGCCATTCTGATACCTTTCCTTTATAAATATTTCAGAAGCGTACATACTGGATGGTTTGTTCTCATTTTGCCGATTGTATTGTTTGTTTATTTTCTTGGGTTTATCGGCGAGACCGTTCAATCAACTGTCAATTGGATACCATCGCTCGGCATTAATTTTACAGTCTATGTGGACGGGCTTAGTCTGCTTTTTGCTTTGCTGATTACAGGTATAGGATCGCTCGTCGTACTGTATTCGATTTATTATCTCTCAAAAGAAAAAGAAAAATTAAATCATTTTTATGTTTATCTGCTTATGTTTATGGGAGCTATGCTTGGCGTTGTTCTTTCGGATAATGTCATTGTGCTCTACACTTTCTGGGAATTTACGAGCCTTTCATCTTTCTTATTAATCGGCTATTGGTACCACAGAGAAAAATCAAGATACGGTGCATTAAAGTCGATGATGATCACGGTTTTTGGCGGACTTTCGATGCTCGGGGGTTTTGTCCTGCTCTATTTAATGACAGGAACGTTCAGCATCCGCGAAATGATTGAAGCTGTTCCGGGCATTATGACCCACCAGCTGTTTATTCCGGCTCTTGTTCTTGTTCTGCTGGGGGCTTTTACGAAATCAGCCCAATTTCCATTTTATATCTGGCTTCCGGATGCGATGGAGGCACCAACGCCTGTCAGTGCGTATCTTCACTCAGCAACAATGGTAAAAGCTGGCATCTATCTTGTTGCAAGATTCAGTCCTGTATTTGCGATGACGGCTGAATGGTTTTGGCTTGTCAGCATCTTCGGACTCATTACATTGTTCTGGGGCTCAATAAATGCAGTGAAGCAAACCGACTTAAAAGCCATTCTCGCTTTCTCAACGGTGAGTCAGCTTGGATTAATCATGTCTTTGCTCGGACTCGGCTCAGCCGCTCTTCATTACGATTCACTTGATGATAATTTTTATACCATTGCCACTGTTGCAGCTATTTTCCATTTAATCAATCATGCAACATTTAAAGGCAGTCTTTTCATGGTAGCTGGAATAGTTGATCACGAAACCGGCACACGTGATATCCGAAAACTCGGCGGTTTGATGAGCTTTATGCCGATTACGTTCACAATCGCTGTGATTGGCGCTTTCTCCATGGCCGGTTTGCCGCCTTTCAACGGATTTTTAAGTAAAGAAATGTTCTTTACCGGAATGATCAATGTAACAAAAATGGATATTTTCAACATGGAAACATGGAGCTTATTGTTCCCTGTTCTCGCGTGGATTGCTAGTATCTTTACATTCTTATACAGCATGGTGCTTGTATTTAAAACTTTTACAGGTCCTGTTCAATTGGAGAAGCTTGAACGAAAACCGCATGAAGCACCGCTCGGCATGCTGATTTCTCCTATTATTCTAGGTTCACTTGTTGTGATTTTCGGATTTTTCCCGAATCTGCTGTCTTATACACTAATTGAGCCTGCAGTAGAATCGATCATGCCGTCGCTGCTTCCTGCAGGCAAAAATTTTGAAGTCCATATCACCTTCTGGCATGGTTTCACACCTGAATTAATGATGACTATCGGAGTGATCGCACTAGGTGCAATCGGATACTTGACACTTGGAAAATGGAGAAAAGTATATGATCTGTTCCCGAAAAAACTTGCTCTCAATAAATTCTATGATGCTTCTCTAAGCGGCATGGAACGTCATTCAAACACGTTTACACGCTTTTACATGACAGGGTTCATCAGAGATTATCTTGCCTATATTTTTGTTTTCCTGATTGTGATAACAGGCGGAACCATGGTCATCAAAGGAGGATTTTCATTCACTTTGGATGGTACAGCTGAGATTGGCATTTATGAGGCTGTTCTTGCTTTTGCCATGGTGCTTGGAACGTTCACGATTTTATTTTCAAAATCCAGATTGACCGCTATTATTGCACTCGGATCAGTCGGCTACAGTTTAGCCCTGTTCTTTGTCCTGTTTCGCGCACCAGACCTTGCTCTTACCCAGCTTGTAATTGAAACGGTATCGGTGGCGCTGTTTTTGCTCTGCTTCTACTTCCTGCCTTCTTTTAAGAAAAGAGAAAAGAAGCTCAGCTTCCGATTGGTCAATTTCCTCATTTCATTTGGAGTAGGCCTTGTTGTCACATTAGTCGCTATTTCGGCAAACAGCAATCGTGTCAGCGAAACAATTTCATCTTTCTTTATTGAAAACAGCTATACAGAAGCCGGCGGAAAAAATATGGTCAACGTCATACTGGTAGATTTCCGCGGTTTTGATACTTTGTTTGAGATTACTGTTCTTACCATAGCTGCACTTGGTATTTACGCCATGGTCAAACTTCGGATGGCAAAGGGGGAGGAAGGATGA
- a CDS encoding Na(+)/H(+) antiporter subunit B — translation MKKTHIKTNDVILQTVTKVVFFIIIIFSIYLFFAGHYTPGGGFIGGLMTSSAIVLLLLAYDVKTVINILPVNYINLAAAGLLIAVLTGVGSFFFGVPFLSHTFGHVDLPILGDTEFATAVLFDLGVYLVVIGVTLTIIQTIGETE, via the coding sequence ATGAAAAAAACACATATCAAAACAAACGATGTGATTCTGCAGACGGTTACTAAAGTTGTGTTCTTCATTATCATCATTTTCTCGATTTACCTCTTTTTCGCCGGGCACTACACACCTGGCGGCGGATTTATTGGAGGATTAATGACTTCCTCCGCGATTGTGCTGCTTCTGCTTGCTTATGATGTAAAAACAGTGATCAATATTCTTCCTGTCAATTACATTAATCTTGCTGCAGCAGGACTGCTGATTGCTGTATTAACGGGTGTCGGCTCTTTCTTTTTCGGCGTTCCGTTTTTATCCCATACGTTCGGTCACGTTGATCTGCCGATTCTCGGAGATACGGAGTTTGCAACAGCAGTCTTGTTTGATCTTGGTGTATATCTGGTTGTTATCGGTGTAACTCTGACCATTATTCAGACGATTGGAGAGACGGAATAA
- a CDS encoding Na(+)/H(+) antiporter subunit C, whose translation MEILMAIVSGLLFMAATYLMLSKSLLRIIIGTGLLSHGAHLLILTMGGLKKGAAPLLGEEASSYVDPLPQALILTAIVISFGVTSFLLVLAYRAYQELGSDDMDQLRGNDHNE comes from the coding sequence ATGGAGATTTTAATGGCAATCGTTTCTGGTTTATTGTTTATGGCTGCAACTTATTTAATGCTTTCAAAAAGCTTGCTTCGCATTATTATCGGTACAGGCTTGCTCAGTCATGGCGCCCATCTTCTAATCCTTACTATGGGAGGCCTGAAAAAAGGCGCTGCGCCTTTGCTTGGCGAAGAAGCTTCATCATATGTCGATCCTCTGCCGCAGGCTTTGATTTTAACGGCAATTGTTATCAGCTTTGGTGTTACATCCTTCTTGCTTGTTTTAGCTTACAGAGCGTATCAGGAACTCGGGAGTGATGATATGGATCAGTTAAGGGGAAATGATCATAATGAATAA
- a CDS encoding Na+/H+ antiporter subunit D, with translation MNNIVMLPLIVPLLAGILLIFFNKYITIQKWMSVIASLIAVIISFLLVLNVRENGILTVEIGSWAPPYGIVFVADMFSSLLVLTTSIIGLTSILFAFHSIGDERERFYFYPAVQFLLTGVTGAFLTGDIFNLFVFFEVMLMSSYVLIVLGGTKPQLRESIKYIIVNIFSSALFVITVAYLYAVTGTLNMADLSQIISENGQTGILTVIAILFLVVFGMKGAIFPLYFWMPGSYQAPPAVVTALFGALLTKVGVYSITRVYTLIFIHDTGYTHQILAWLSVLTILFGVIGAVAYWDIEKIVIYNIIVAVGVILFGVAVFNSPGIEGAIYYLIHDMIIKGALFMLTGAMIVITGTSDLRKMGGLLKNHPLLAWMFFIAAIALAGIPPLSGFVGKLKIVQGGFEAGEYVFALFVLLSSLLVLYSIMKIFINGFWGEVKLAKEQEKGSTKGLLFPIAVLIALSIAFGVGTEAVAPYITQAAETLLDPSIYIQAVLKE, from the coding sequence ATGAATAATATCGTGATGCTGCCTCTCATTGTTCCATTATTGGCAGGTATTCTTTTAATCTTTTTCAATAAGTATATAACCATCCAAAAATGGATGAGCGTCATTGCATCTTTAATAGCAGTTATCATCTCTTTTCTGCTCGTTTTGAATGTCAGAGAAAATGGTATTCTCACAGTGGAAATCGGAAGCTGGGCGCCTCCATACGGGATTGTATTCGTTGCAGATATGTTTTCCAGTCTGCTCGTTTTAACAACCAGCATCATCGGACTGACTTCTATTCTGTTTGCCTTCCATTCAATCGGGGATGAAAGAGAGCGTTTTTACTTTTATCCGGCTGTTCAGTTCCTGCTGACTGGTGTAACAGGCGCTTTTTTAACTGGCGATATCTTTAACCTGTTTGTCTTTTTTGAAGTGATGCTTATGAGCTCGTATGTACTGATTGTCCTTGGCGGAACAAAACCGCAGCTGAGGGAATCTATTAAATATATTATAGTGAATATTTTTTCCTCAGCTTTATTCGTCATCACCGTTGCTTACTTATATGCAGTAACCGGCACACTGAATATGGCAGATTTGAGTCAGATAATCAGTGAAAACGGACAAACAGGGATATTGACTGTTATTGCGATTTTATTTTTAGTTGTTTTCGGCATGAAAGGTGCAATCTTTCCGCTTTACTTTTGGATGCCGGGATCTTATCAGGCGCCTCCAGCTGTGGTAACAGCTTTATTTGGAGCTTTGTTAACAAAGGTCGGCGTATATTCCATTACCCGGGTATATACACTCATTTTCATTCATGACACGGGCTATACGCATCAGATTTTAGCATGGCTCTCTGTTCTGACCATTCTGTTCGGAGTGATTGGAGCAGTTGCATATTGGGATATAGAAAAGATTGTGATTTATAATATCATTGTCGCAGTAGGCGTCATTTTGTTTGGAGTTGCGGTCTTTAATTCACCTGGGATTGAAGGGGCCATTTACTACTTGATCCACGATATGATCATCAAAGGCGCCCTCTTTATGCTTACAGGTGCCATGATTGTGATTACAGGAACAAGTGATTTACGGAAAATGGGCGGACTGCTGAAAAATCATCCTCTCCTGGCGTGGATGTTCTTTATCGCCGCCATTGCCCTTGCCGGTATTCCTCCATTAAGCGGTTTTGTCGGCAAGCTTAAAATTGTCCAGGGCGGATTTGAAGCCGGAGAATATGTCTTTGCTTTATTTGTACTGCTATCAAGCTTGCTTGTTCTCTACTCCATTATGAAAATTTTCATCAATGGATTCTGGGGTGAAGTCAAGCTTGCGAAAGAACAGGAGAAAGGCTCGACAAAAGGTCTTCTCTTTCCAATCGCTGTCCTGATTGCTCTATCGATTGCTTTTGGGGTTGGAACGGAAGCAGTTGCACCATATATCACTCAAGCTGCTGAAACGCTGCTTGATCCATCAATCTATATTCAAGCCGTGCTGAAGGAGTAG
- a CDS encoding Na+/H+ antiporter subunit E, which yields MAFQISLNFSIAFTWMFLKGEYSVQDFFNGYFFGLLMIFALRRFFHHRFYLWNIVAVLKLLYIFNRELIMSNLAVLKVVLSPKMTARPGIFKLETELKKDWEITILANLITLTPGTLVVEISDDNRFLYIHAMDLEDAEEARKDIKNTFEKAIQEVSR from the coding sequence ATGGCCTTTCAAATTTCACTTAATTTCTCTATTGCATTTACATGGATGTTCTTAAAGGGCGAATACTCCGTCCAGGACTTTTTTAACGGCTACTTCTTCGGACTGCTGATGATATTTGCCCTTCGCCGATTTTTCCATCACCGGTTCTATCTATGGAATATTGTCGCGGTTTTAAAGCTTCTTTATATTTTCAACCGAGAACTGATTATGTCTAATCTTGCGGTATTAAAAGTGGTGCTTTCACCTAAAATGACAGCTCGTCCCGGGATTTTCAAGCTTGAAACAGAGCTGAAAAAAGATTGGGAAATTACCATTCTGGCAAATTTAATTACCTTGACGCCCGGGACTCTTGTCGTTGAGATCTCAGATGATAACCGCTTTTTGTATATCCATGCGATGGACTTAGAAGACGCAGAAGAAGCAAGAAAAGATATTAAAAACACGTTTGAGAAAGCCATTCAGGAGGTGAGCCGCTAA
- a CDS encoding Na(+)/H(+) antiporter subunit F1, with protein MLDLVLRISLLIIAISTVLYLYRLIKGPSIPDRVIALDAIGINLIGITAIISVMLRTNAFLEVILLLGILTFIGTVAFAKFLEKGEIIENDRNR; from the coding sequence ATGCTCGACCTGGTATTAAGAATCTCGCTTCTCATCATAGCTATTTCAACAGTTTTATACTTGTACAGGCTGATCAAAGGGCCATCGATTCCTGACCGGGTTATTGCACTTGATGCCATTGGAATTAACCTGATTGGTATTACGGCCATCATTTCAGTTATGCTCCGAACCAATGCTTTCCTTGAGGTCATTCTGCTGCTTGGAATCCTGACATTCATTGGAACAGTTGCCTTTGCAAAGTTCCTTGAGAAGGGAGAGATTATCGAAAATGATCGTAATCGCTAA
- the mnhG gene encoding monovalent cation/H(+) antiporter subunit G — MIVIANIIIGYFILQGALLSLIAAFGVVRLPDAYTRNHAASKSATLGVISILLGVFFYFWLIEGHLNARIILGIVFVFMTAPVSGHLIMRAAYNTKVPLWEKSVQDDLESDRKKESVKG; from the coding sequence ATGATCGTAATCGCTAATATCATTATTGGGTATTTCATTCTTCAGGGGGCACTGCTGAGTCTGATAGCAGCCTTTGGAGTTGTCCGCCTGCCTGATGCCTATACGCGCAATCATGCCGCTTCCAAGAGTGCGACGCTTGGCGTCATCAGCATCCTGCTTGGTGTATTCTTCTATTTTTGGCTGATTGAAGGCCATTTAAATGCACGAATCATACTGGGGATTGTTTTTGTTTTTATGACAGCACCAGTTTCCGGACACCTTATTATGAGGGCTGCCTATAACACGAAAGTGCCGCTTTGGGAAAAAAGTGTTCAGGACGATTTAGAATCAGATCGGAAAAAAGAAAGTGTAAAAGGATGA
- a CDS encoding DNA alkylation repair protein translates to MSCAIKLRDVFLQHADQEKASAMEKYMRDQFRFFGIKSPERKEITKQFLKQHGRPDHLKTTILELWTFEERELLYAAIDILLLEKKKLGPLDIEWMKHLIITNPWWDTVDLIATNIIGHLVIKNPELRETHLDQWADSDNFWLQRTAILHQLKYKQKTDEAWLYNVILKHSASTEFFIQKAIGWSLREYSKTNPDSVRTFIAGNELPSLSRREGTKYL, encoded by the coding sequence ATGAGCTGCGCTATTAAGCTAAGAGACGTTTTTTTACAGCACGCAGATCAGGAAAAAGCTAGTGCGATGGAGAAGTATATGCGCGATCAATTTCGCTTTTTCGGAATAAAATCACCTGAAAGAAAAGAAATTACGAAACAATTTCTTAAACAGCACGGACGGCCTGATCACTTAAAAACCACGATTTTGGAGCTTTGGACGTTTGAAGAAAGAGAACTATTATATGCTGCGATCGATATTCTTCTGCTTGAAAAAAAGAAGCTTGGGCCGCTGGACATAGAATGGATGAAACACTTGATCATTACAAACCCCTGGTGGGATACAGTGGATCTTATTGCAACAAACATAATCGGTCACCTCGTTATAAAGAATCCCGAATTGCGGGAAACACACCTCGATCAATGGGCTGACTCGGACAATTTCTGGCTTCAAAGAACGGCCATCCTGCATCAATTAAAATATAAGCAAAAAACAGATGAAGCTTGGCTTTACAATGTCATTCTAAAGCACTCAGCATCAACCGAATTTTTCATTCAAAAGGCTATTGGCTGGTCATTGCGGGAATACTCGAAAACAAATCCTGATTCCGTGAGAACATTTATTGCAGGGAATGAATTGCCTTCTTTAAGCAGACGTGAAGGAACTAAGTATCTGTAA